One part of the Lotus japonicus ecotype B-129 chromosome 2, LjGifu_v1.2 genome encodes these proteins:
- the LOC130740796 gene encoding methyl jasmonate esterase 1-like has product MEKRHFVLVHGAGHGAWCWYKVAALLKSDGHRVTALDMAASGIHPKQVHELNSITEYFEPLMDFLGSLPQEERVILVGHSMGGAGISMAMEMFPNKVAVAAFVAAFMPGPDLSYVTLIQEWLHARRLDSNLDSKMVFDENSNSKPNGSVIFGPQFLASNFYQLSPPEDLILATSLIRPNRRFGDEERLREETRVSRDSYGSVAKVYIMSEQDKVIKPGLQLSMIQRNPPDDVKVIAASDHMSMFSKPKELFSYLQEIANTYD; this is encoded by the exons ATGGAGAAGAGGCACTTCGTGTTGGTTCACGGAGCGGGCCATGGCGCGTGGTGTTGGTATAAGGTGGCTGCTTTGCTGAAATCCGATGGACACCGAGTCACAGCTCTAGACATGGCGGCTTCCGGCATCCATCCAAAGCAGGTTCACGAGCTGAATTCAATTACAGAGTATTTTGAGCCGTTGATGGATTTTCTTGGTTCTTTGCCACAAGAGGAGCGAGTAATCCTGGTGGGTCATAGCATGGGCGGTGCTGGCATCTCTATGGCCATGGAAATGTTCCCCAACAAGGTTGCTGTTGCTGCGTTTGTTGCCGCTTTCATGCCTGGTCCTGATTTGAGCTATGTCACTCTCATCCAAGAG TGGCTACATGCTCGAAGATTGGATTCTAACTTGGACTCAAAGATGGTGTTTGATGAGAACTCCAATAGTAAACCAAATGGATCAGTGATATTCGGGCCGCAATTCTTAGCATCAAACTTTTACCAACTATCTCCACCTGAG GACTTGATCCTCGCAACGTCGTTGATTAGACCCAATCGCAGGTTTGGTGATGAAGAACGGTTAAGAGAGGAAACAAGAGTCTCTAGAGACAGCTACGGAAGCGTAGCGAAAGTGTACATAATGAGCGAACAAGACAAAGTGATAAAGCCGGGTCTTCAATTATCAATGATTCAACGAAACCCTCCAGACGATGTTAAAGTGATTGCCGCTTCTGATCACATGTCAATGTTCTCTAAACCCAAAGAGCTCTTCTCCTACCTTCAAGAGATTGCCAACACCTATGATTAG
- the LOC130740799 gene encoding ubiquitin domain-containing protein 7SL RNA1-like translates to MDVFFELPRGRPFSIEVGFFDTVLEIKEKVQKYQGIPISKQTLILKGQVLQDDGDVWKYEILQNSRIQLVVTPDSDKPALMVKNEEFSSSPPTKIHDHESDNSTTSAATVANTGPGGSKKLKVWAKSGTKKIPVEVNASDNVAELRKELNKLQQRLQFHLPQEGYFFIYEQNVMNDDRSFRWHHVKQGDTIEIFNGSVTGGS, encoded by the exons ATGGATGTATTCTTTGAGCTGCCAAGAGGGAGGCCATTTTCCATTGAAGTAGGCTTCTTTGACACTGTCCTAGAGATTAAAGAGAAGGTGCAAAAGTATCAGGGCATTCCCATCTCAAAGCAAACTCTGATCCTCAAAGGTCAAGTTCTCCAAGATGATGGTGATGTTTGGAAGTATGAAATCCTTCAAAACTCACGCATTCAGCTAGTTGTCACTCCAGACTCAGACAAGCCGGCACTCATGGTCAAGAATGAGGAGTTTTCTTCATCACCCCCCACCAAAATTCATGATCATGAGTCAGATAACT CTACAACTTCAGCAGCAACTGTTGCTAACACTGGTCCAGGAGGGTCAAAGAAGTTGAAGGTTTGGGCCAAAAGTGGGACAAAGAAGATACCTGTAGAAGTGAATGCTTCTGATAATGTGGCGGAGTTAAGGAAGGAGCTGAATAAGTTACAGCAGAGGCTTCAGTTTCATCTTCCACAAGAAggttacttttttatttatgaacAAAATGTTATGAATGATGATAGGTCTTTTCGCTGGCACCATGTTAAGCAGGGCGACACCATTGAAATCTTCAACGGAAGTGTTACTGGTGGATCATAA